The Mixta hanseatica genome includes a region encoding these proteins:
- a CDS encoding LacI family DNA-binding transcriptional regulator, translating to MASVTLAQVAERAGVSTATVSMVLRNRGRISDATRQRVMKALDESGYVYNQTAANLRNRTSNQVGLLLHDITNPFYGEMTAGLSQEMERHDLLLFLANSEESVERQQKFVDSLMRNNACGMVLCAAKETPSLFFETLKRRNIPAIMVVRPMDDADFDFVGTDNFLGAQLATQHLLRLGHRHIAFIGGSENSASRAQRIGGYSSKLLEHRIQPDSSWVVPSLASQGDSARVAGALFKRYPEITAAVCYQDVVALGVMQTLRKMDRVAGKDFALVGFDDITEASLVQPALTTVSVTAKEIGRQAGELLLSRIQRYDGPPKHIILPPKLVVRESCGFK from the coding sequence ATGGCTTCCGTCACTCTGGCGCAGGTTGCTGAACGCGCTGGCGTATCAACCGCAACGGTTTCAATGGTATTACGCAACCGGGGACGCATTTCAGACGCCACGCGTCAGCGGGTAATGAAGGCGCTTGATGAGTCGGGCTATGTCTATAACCAGACCGCCGCTAATCTGCGTAATCGCACCAGTAATCAGGTTGGCCTGCTACTGCATGACATTACCAACCCATTTTACGGAGAAATGACTGCAGGGCTGAGTCAGGAAATGGAGCGCCACGATCTGCTGCTGTTCCTTGCCAACAGTGAAGAGTCGGTCGAGCGGCAACAAAAGTTTGTCGATTCCCTGATGCGTAATAACGCCTGCGGCATGGTGCTGTGCGCCGCAAAGGAAACCCCGTCGCTGTTTTTTGAAACCCTTAAGCGACGTAATATTCCCGCCATTATGGTGGTTCGTCCGATGGATGATGCCGATTTTGATTTTGTTGGCACCGATAACTTTCTTGGCGCTCAGCTTGCCACTCAACATTTGCTGCGGCTGGGCCATCGTCATATTGCCTTTATTGGCGGCAGTGAAAACTCTGCCAGCCGCGCTCAGCGAATCGGCGGCTACAGCAGTAAATTGCTTGAGCATCGTATTCAGCCTGACAGCAGTTGGGTGGTTCCTTCGCTGGCCAGTCAGGGAGACAGCGCACGCGTGGCTGGGGCGCTATTTAAGCGTTACCCGGAGATTACCGCAGCAGTCTGCTATCAGGATGTGGTTGCGTTGGGCGTCATGCAAACGCTGCGCAAAATGGACCGCGTGGCGGGCAAAGACTTTGCGCTGGTGGGGTTTGATGATATTACCGAGGCGTCACTGGTACAGCCCGCGCTCACTACCGTTTCCGTCACGGCGAAAGAGATTGGCCGCCAGGCGGGCGAGCTGCTGCTCAGCCGGATTCAGAGATATGATGGGCCGCCAAAACACATTATTTTACCGCCAAAGCTGGTGGTGCGTGAATCCTGCGGTTTTAAGTGA